The Paenibacillus beijingensis nucleotide sequence TGGGCGCATGATTTCCAAGGTTCCCGCAAACAGGACAAACGATTCCTGATTACGCGTTTGTTGTTTTTCCTCTCCTCGTAGGCGGATCATTTACGGTGATCTCGTAGAAACTCCCGGACCGATTCCCGGGATTATACCAAAAGAGAAATTCATTGTTCCATTGTTGTCCGCAACTAGTATTTATAATAAATCGACATTTGTCAATAAGAAGAGGCAAAAATTAATTGCTTTTGAAAAAAGATGCATACGGCGAAGCGGATGGTATCGTGTCCGCAATACGCTGCAGACAAAGCGTAAATTCGTCCTGCACCCGCCTGCCCGCCCAGTCCGCGGGAAGCAGCGCTGCAGGCAGCATCGGGTCTTCCAGGTTCAGCTCGCTGATCGCCTCGCCCAGTTCCAAATAAAGGGTGAACAGACCGAGCGGGTCGCTCTCATTCGGCGCGGCAGCGAGCGCCTTTTCCAATCTCGGCTGAAAATCCGTCTCGTACCATATCATCTTCCCGCGATAGTTTGACTCTAACTTGTCCAGCCTCCAGATGTCCGCCGCTTCCTGCGGCCCCAAGTCCTTCTCCGGCATCCGCCCGGAAAAGACCGTGACAAAAGATTCGAGCCCATGCCGCCGGATGCATTCGCGC carries:
- a CDS encoding PaaX family transcriptional regulator C-terminal domain-containing protein translates to MLSIDKQILFLLSRADRMETQQIISIYERRNYTAPYIRNALSRLKKEGYADSPSRSAYLITEAGRRFIRSINLKPQRYREAWDGTWELVMAEIPEALRKQRDRFRADLLQIGFGLLYSSVYLSPWPYREEVRECIRRHGLESFVTVFSGRMPEKDLGPQEAADIWRLDKLESNYRGKMIWYETDFQPRLEKALAAAPNESDPLGLFTLYLELGEAISELNLEDPMLPAALLPADWAGRRVQDEFTLCLQRIADTIPSASPYASFFKSN